Proteins encoded together in one Antennarius striatus isolate MH-2024 chromosome 13, ASM4005453v1, whole genome shotgun sequence window:
- the LOC137606723 gene encoding HMG box transcription factor BBX isoform X1, with the protein MSIEVCSNDNSLTSSSTMKGGGSRKEPPVAGEVTGKRPKRKCLQWHPLLSKKALDFSEEEEEEDEEEQGKPELCYQGQRSEVQCRSTTEEVEEESNEHRARRPMNAFLLFCKRHRSLVRQEHPRLDNRGATKILADWWAVLEATEKQKYTDMAKEYKEAFMKANPGYRWCPTTSKPLKSPSCPPVSSPRKRVWSFPSNMNKDSSTARKVPQSDSTPQLNFAMADPTKMGGLSMLLLAGEHALTNREVSSTKPSLPDTASGGHSCPGHQQKVQKILSGSICNRVPDRTESRVTSAVSPPSEPCLSVGPELKPCRESALFQLAEMCLASEAGQIETVQSHPEDSPPKACLQPSPLVPMIKEEKVDIDACPHPIHTSAISPVLSCATSTSADTIQSQLSSQTISSQTVSSQTVSSQTACVEYKSEKKETEKLTNKEDMPSSAKKILKKCNHAEPNIDPVFSTIEAVAKGAWKDSEEQKKKIQTSASGGNSRVPKKKSKTKVKTLGKEKEDFTEDSSRRCEQDSFSEIDMMEETDISLKTETEETNAGSTDLQDNAAKCHSPCSPLLVTFKEKDQLKDRSSDGTCETNTESRGSRKSERSCKGALYKTLVSEGMLTSLRANIDRGKRGVFRAPEHDTNWSDDSWTVSQLGANNPKKLKKSKSKDESSQALGKLEEEFERKFNSLPQYSPVTFDKKGTAVTKKKKTDCSTVQEDISKSTKGPSPSQKKTSFHKIVRKHKHKKEKPGALEKAVVQSDSSILDSASCAPITTMCPDGQGAASMEMLVGSQKRKARKTKITHLVRTADGSVSPVEVDKSRDLNQEQDKKPLSQQSLCNDTGCCSDPPAEVSTEPQELPAFFSLAALAEVAAMENVHRGQRNLAEGQKTDLTPTPVLISCADQ; encoded by the exons atgtccattgaagtctgctccaatgacaactctctcacttctag TTCTACCATGAAGGGTGGAGGAAGTCGTAAAGAACCACCTGTTGCAGGGGAGGTAACCGGCAAGCGTCCCAAGCGTAAATGTTTGCAGTGGCACCCCCTTCTCTCCAAAAAGGCTCTGGATTtctctgaggaggaagaagaggaggatgaagaagagcagGGGAAG CCGGAGCTCTGTTaccagggtcagaggtcagaggttcaGTGCCGAAGCACTACAGAAGAAGTTGAGGAAGAGTCCAATGAGCACCGGGCCCGGCGGCCAATGAACGCCTTCCTCCTGTTCTGCAAACGCCACCGTTCACTGGTGCGGCAGGAACACCCCCGCCTGGACAACCGCGGTGCCACCAAGATCCTCGCCGACTGGTGGGCCGTGCTGGAGGCCACAGAGAAGCAGAAATACACCGACATGGCCAAGGAG TACAAGGAGGCGTTCATGAAGGCTAACCCAGGATACAGGTGGTGTCCCACCACCAGCAAGCCCCTGAAGAGTCCTTCCTGCCCGCCAGTCAGCAGCCCTCGCAAAAGGGTTTGGTCTTTCCCTTCCAACATGAACAAGGACTCCTCCACTGCCAGAAAAGTGCCCCAAAGTGACAGCACCCCTCAGCTGAACTTTGCTATGGCAG ATCCTACAAAAATGGGAGGTCTCAGCATGTTGTTGTTAGCAGGGGAACACGCCCTCACCAACAGAGAG GTTTCCAGCACCAAACCCAGTTTACCTGACACAGCCAGTGGGGGGCACTCCTGTCCAGGACACCAACAAAAGGTTCAAAAG ATATTGTCTGGATCAATATGTAACAGAGTGCCTGACAGAACTGAATCCAGGGTCACGTCTGCCGTTTCCCCACCATCAGAG CCGTGCCTCTCTGTGGGACCTGAGCTCAAACCATGCAGAGAGTCTGCTCTCTTCCAGCTGGCTGAG atgTGCTTAGCCTCTGAAGCTGGACAGATAGAAACGGTTCAGTCTCATCCAGAGGACAGCCCCCCCAAGGCCTGTCTCCAGCCATCTCCTCTGGTACCAATgatcaaagaagaaaaagtggACATTGATGCCTGTCCTCACCCCATCCATACATCAGCCATCTCACCTGTGCTCTCCTGTGCTACTTCTACCTCTGCTGATACCATCCAATCCCAGCTGAGCAGCCAGACCATCAGCAGCCAGACAGTCAGCAGCCAGACTGTCAGCAGCCAGACTGCATGTGTTGAATACAAGAGCGAGAAGAAAGAAACTGAGAAGTTAACTAATAAGGAGGACATGCCTTCCTCAGCAAAGAAGATCCTGAAGAAATGTAACCATGCAGAGCCAAACATTGACCCTGTGTTCAGTACAATCGAGGCTGTGGCCAAAGGGGCCTGGAAAGACTcagaggagcagaagaagaagatccagACCAGCGCTAGTGGTGGGAATTCAAGAGTACCCAAAAAGAAGAGTAAGACCAAAGTCAAGACTttagggaaagaaaaagaggatttCACAGAAGACAGCAGCAGACGGTGTGAGCAGGACAGTTTCTCTGAGATAGACATGATGGAGGAGACTGACATCAGCCtcaagacagaaacagaagaaactAATGCAGGAAGTACTGATCTTCAGGACAACGCAGCCAAATGCCATTCCCCCTGCAGTCCCTTACTAGTTACGTTCAAAGAGAAGGACCAGCTGAAGGACAGGTCCAGTGATGGGACATGTGAGACCAACACGGAGAGCCGTGGCTCCAGGAAGTCAGAGCGGAGCTGCAAAGGGGCCCTGTATAAAACCCTCGTCTCTGAGGGAATGCTGACTTCACTGAGGGCCAACATAGACCGAG gTAAAAGAGGCGTGTTCCGTGCTCCTGAACACGACACAAACTGGAGCGACGACAGCTGGACAGTTTCTCAGCTGGGAGCGAATAACCccaagaagctgaagaagtcCAAGTCCAAAGATGAATCCTCACAGGC ACTAgggaagctggaggaggagtttgAAAGGAAGTTTAACAGCCTGCCACAGTACAGCCCAGTTACATTTGATAAAAAGGGGACTGCtgtgacaaagaagaagaagactgactGCTCCACCGTCCAAGAGGACATCTCAAAATCCACAAAAG GGCCATCTCCATCTCAGAAAAAGACTTCATTCCACAAGATTGTTAggaagcacaaacacaaaaaggagaagccAGGTGCATTGGAGAAAG CAGTGGTGCAGAGTGATTCCAGCATCCTGGATTCAGCTTCATGTGCCCCCATTACCACAATGTGCCCCGATGGACAGGGCGCCGCTAGCATGGAGATGCTAGTTGGTAGCCAGAAGAGGAAAGCTAGAAAGACCAAGATCACACACTTAGTGCGTACAGCTGATGGCAGCGTGTCTCCAGTGGAGG TGGACAAATCGAGGGACCTTAACCAGGAACAGGACAAGAAGCCATTATCCCAACAAAGTTTATGCAATGACACAGGGTGCTGCAGTGACCCCCCAGCAGAGGTCAGCACTGAGCCCCAGGAGCTACCAGCGTTCTTCAGCCTGGCAGCCCTTGCCGAGGTGGCTGCCATGGAGAACGTTCACAG aggtcagaggaacTTGGCTGAGGGTCAGAAAACGGACCTGACCCCGACTCCGGTCCTCATTTCCTGCGCCGATCAGTGA
- the LOC137606723 gene encoding HMG box transcription factor BBX isoform X3: MKGGGSRKEPPVAGEVTGKRPKRKCLQWHPLLSKKALDFSEEEEEEDEEEQGKPELCYQGQRSEVQCRSTTEEVEEESNEHRARRPMNAFLLFCKRHRSLVRQEHPRLDNRGATKILADWWAVLEATEKQKYTDMAKEYKEAFMKANPGYRWCPTTSKPLKSPSCPPVSSPRKRVWSFPSNMNKDSSTARKVPQSDSTPQLNFAMADPTKMGGLSMLLLAGEHALTNREVSSTKPSLPDTASGGHSCPGHQQKVQKILSGSICNRVPDRTESRVTSAVSPPSEPCLSVGPELKPCRESALFQLAEMCLASEAGQIETVQSHPEDSPPKACLQPSPLVPMIKEEKVDIDACPHPIHTSAISPVLSCATSTSADTIQSQLSSQTISSQTVSSQTVSSQTACVEYKSEKKETEKLTNKEDMPSSAKKILKKCNHAEPNIDPVFSTIEAVAKGAWKDSEEQKKKIQTSASGGNSRVPKKKSKTKVKTLGKEKEDFTEDSSRRCEQDSFSEIDMMEETDISLKTETEETNAGSTDLQDNAAKCHSPCSPLLVTFKEKDQLKDRSSDGTCETNTESRGSRKSERSCKGALYKTLVSEGMLTSLRANIDRGKRGVFRAPEHDTNWSDDSWTVSQLGANNPKKLKKSKSKDESSQALGKLEEEFERKFNSLPQYSPVTFDKKGTAVTKKKKTDCSTVQEDISKSTKGPSPSQKKTSFHKIVRKHKHKKEKPGALEKAVVQSDSSILDSASCAPITTMCPDGQGAASMEMLVGSQKRKARKTKITHLVRTADGSVSPVEVDKSRDLNQEQDKKPLSQQSLCNDTGCCSDPPAEVSTEPQELPAFFSLAALAEVAAMENVHRGQRNLAEGQKTDLTPTPVLISCADQ, from the exons ATGAAGGGTGGAGGAAGTCGTAAAGAACCACCTGTTGCAGGGGAGGTAACCGGCAAGCGTCCCAAGCGTAAATGTTTGCAGTGGCACCCCCTTCTCTCCAAAAAGGCTCTGGATTtctctgaggaggaagaagaggaggatgaagaagagcagGGGAAG CCGGAGCTCTGTTaccagggtcagaggtcagaggttcaGTGCCGAAGCACTACAGAAGAAGTTGAGGAAGAGTCCAATGAGCACCGGGCCCGGCGGCCAATGAACGCCTTCCTCCTGTTCTGCAAACGCCACCGTTCACTGGTGCGGCAGGAACACCCCCGCCTGGACAACCGCGGTGCCACCAAGATCCTCGCCGACTGGTGGGCCGTGCTGGAGGCCACAGAGAAGCAGAAATACACCGACATGGCCAAGGAG TACAAGGAGGCGTTCATGAAGGCTAACCCAGGATACAGGTGGTGTCCCACCACCAGCAAGCCCCTGAAGAGTCCTTCCTGCCCGCCAGTCAGCAGCCCTCGCAAAAGGGTTTGGTCTTTCCCTTCCAACATGAACAAGGACTCCTCCACTGCCAGAAAAGTGCCCCAAAGTGACAGCACCCCTCAGCTGAACTTTGCTATGGCAG ATCCTACAAAAATGGGAGGTCTCAGCATGTTGTTGTTAGCAGGGGAACACGCCCTCACCAACAGAGAG GTTTCCAGCACCAAACCCAGTTTACCTGACACAGCCAGTGGGGGGCACTCCTGTCCAGGACACCAACAAAAGGTTCAAAAG ATATTGTCTGGATCAATATGTAACAGAGTGCCTGACAGAACTGAATCCAGGGTCACGTCTGCCGTTTCCCCACCATCAGAG CCGTGCCTCTCTGTGGGACCTGAGCTCAAACCATGCAGAGAGTCTGCTCTCTTCCAGCTGGCTGAG atgTGCTTAGCCTCTGAAGCTGGACAGATAGAAACGGTTCAGTCTCATCCAGAGGACAGCCCCCCCAAGGCCTGTCTCCAGCCATCTCCTCTGGTACCAATgatcaaagaagaaaaagtggACATTGATGCCTGTCCTCACCCCATCCATACATCAGCCATCTCACCTGTGCTCTCCTGTGCTACTTCTACCTCTGCTGATACCATCCAATCCCAGCTGAGCAGCCAGACCATCAGCAGCCAGACAGTCAGCAGCCAGACTGTCAGCAGCCAGACTGCATGTGTTGAATACAAGAGCGAGAAGAAAGAAACTGAGAAGTTAACTAATAAGGAGGACATGCCTTCCTCAGCAAAGAAGATCCTGAAGAAATGTAACCATGCAGAGCCAAACATTGACCCTGTGTTCAGTACAATCGAGGCTGTGGCCAAAGGGGCCTGGAAAGACTcagaggagcagaagaagaagatccagACCAGCGCTAGTGGTGGGAATTCAAGAGTACCCAAAAAGAAGAGTAAGACCAAAGTCAAGACTttagggaaagaaaaagaggatttCACAGAAGACAGCAGCAGACGGTGTGAGCAGGACAGTTTCTCTGAGATAGACATGATGGAGGAGACTGACATCAGCCtcaagacagaaacagaagaaactAATGCAGGAAGTACTGATCTTCAGGACAACGCAGCCAAATGCCATTCCCCCTGCAGTCCCTTACTAGTTACGTTCAAAGAGAAGGACCAGCTGAAGGACAGGTCCAGTGATGGGACATGTGAGACCAACACGGAGAGCCGTGGCTCCAGGAAGTCAGAGCGGAGCTGCAAAGGGGCCCTGTATAAAACCCTCGTCTCTGAGGGAATGCTGACTTCACTGAGGGCCAACATAGACCGAG gTAAAAGAGGCGTGTTCCGTGCTCCTGAACACGACACAAACTGGAGCGACGACAGCTGGACAGTTTCTCAGCTGGGAGCGAATAACCccaagaagctgaagaagtcCAAGTCCAAAGATGAATCCTCACAGGC ACTAgggaagctggaggaggagtttgAAAGGAAGTTTAACAGCCTGCCACAGTACAGCCCAGTTACATTTGATAAAAAGGGGACTGCtgtgacaaagaagaagaagactgactGCTCCACCGTCCAAGAGGACATCTCAAAATCCACAAAAG GGCCATCTCCATCTCAGAAAAAGACTTCATTCCACAAGATTGTTAggaagcacaaacacaaaaaggagaagccAGGTGCATTGGAGAAAG CAGTGGTGCAGAGTGATTCCAGCATCCTGGATTCAGCTTCATGTGCCCCCATTACCACAATGTGCCCCGATGGACAGGGCGCCGCTAGCATGGAGATGCTAGTTGGTAGCCAGAAGAGGAAAGCTAGAAAGACCAAGATCACACACTTAGTGCGTACAGCTGATGGCAGCGTGTCTCCAGTGGAGG TGGACAAATCGAGGGACCTTAACCAGGAACAGGACAAGAAGCCATTATCCCAACAAAGTTTATGCAATGACACAGGGTGCTGCAGTGACCCCCCAGCAGAGGTCAGCACTGAGCCCCAGGAGCTACCAGCGTTCTTCAGCCTGGCAGCCCTTGCCGAGGTGGCTGCCATGGAGAACGTTCACAG aggtcagaggaacTTGGCTGAGGGTCAGAAAACGGACCTGACCCCGACTCCGGTCCTCATTTCCTGCGCCGATCAGTGA
- the LOC137606723 gene encoding HMG box transcription factor BBX isoform X2 translates to MSIEVCSNDNSLTSSSTMKGGGSRKEPPVAGEVTGKRPKRKCLQWHPLLSKKALDFSEEEEEEDEEEQGKPELCYQGQRSEVQCRSTTEEVEEESNEHRARRPMNAFLLFCKRHRSLVRQEHPRLDNRGATKILADWWAVLEATEKQKYTDMAKEYKEAFMKANPGYRWCPTTSKPLKSPSCPPVSSPRKRVWSFPSNMNKDSSTARKVPQSDSTPQLNFAMADPTKMGGLSMLLLAGEHALTNREVSSTKPSLPDTASGGHSCPGHQQKVQKILSGSICNRVPDRTESRVTSAVSPPSEPCLSVGPELKPCRESALFQLAEMCLASEAGQIETVQSHPEDSPPKACLQPSPLVPMIKEEKVDIDACPHPIHTSAISPVLSCATSTSADTIQSQLSSQTISSQTVSSQTVSSQTACVEYKSEKKETEKLTNKEDMPSSAKKILKKCNHAEPNIDPVFSTIEAVAKGAWKDSEEQKKKIQTSASGGNSRVPKKKSKTKVKTLGKEKEDFTEDSSRRCEQDSFSEIDMMEETDISLKTETEETNAGSTDLQDNAAKCHSPCSPLLVTFKEKDQLKDRSSDGTCETNTESRGSRKSERSCKGALYKTLVSEGMLTSLRANIDRGKRGVFRAPEHDTNWSDDSWTVSQLGANNPKKLKKSKSKDESSQALGKLEEEFERKFNSLPQYSPVTFDKKGTAVTKKKKTDCSTVQEDISKSTKGPSPSQKKTSFHKIVRKHKHKKEKPGALEKVVQSDSSILDSASCAPITTMCPDGQGAASMEMLVGSQKRKARKTKITHLVRTADGSVSPVEVDKSRDLNQEQDKKPLSQQSLCNDTGCCSDPPAEVSTEPQELPAFFSLAALAEVAAMENVHRGQRNLAEGQKTDLTPTPVLISCADQ, encoded by the exons atgtccattgaagtctgctccaatgacaactctctcacttctag TTCTACCATGAAGGGTGGAGGAAGTCGTAAAGAACCACCTGTTGCAGGGGAGGTAACCGGCAAGCGTCCCAAGCGTAAATGTTTGCAGTGGCACCCCCTTCTCTCCAAAAAGGCTCTGGATTtctctgaggaggaagaagaggaggatgaagaagagcagGGGAAG CCGGAGCTCTGTTaccagggtcagaggtcagaggttcaGTGCCGAAGCACTACAGAAGAAGTTGAGGAAGAGTCCAATGAGCACCGGGCCCGGCGGCCAATGAACGCCTTCCTCCTGTTCTGCAAACGCCACCGTTCACTGGTGCGGCAGGAACACCCCCGCCTGGACAACCGCGGTGCCACCAAGATCCTCGCCGACTGGTGGGCCGTGCTGGAGGCCACAGAGAAGCAGAAATACACCGACATGGCCAAGGAG TACAAGGAGGCGTTCATGAAGGCTAACCCAGGATACAGGTGGTGTCCCACCACCAGCAAGCCCCTGAAGAGTCCTTCCTGCCCGCCAGTCAGCAGCCCTCGCAAAAGGGTTTGGTCTTTCCCTTCCAACATGAACAAGGACTCCTCCACTGCCAGAAAAGTGCCCCAAAGTGACAGCACCCCTCAGCTGAACTTTGCTATGGCAG ATCCTACAAAAATGGGAGGTCTCAGCATGTTGTTGTTAGCAGGGGAACACGCCCTCACCAACAGAGAG GTTTCCAGCACCAAACCCAGTTTACCTGACACAGCCAGTGGGGGGCACTCCTGTCCAGGACACCAACAAAAGGTTCAAAAG ATATTGTCTGGATCAATATGTAACAGAGTGCCTGACAGAACTGAATCCAGGGTCACGTCTGCCGTTTCCCCACCATCAGAG CCGTGCCTCTCTGTGGGACCTGAGCTCAAACCATGCAGAGAGTCTGCTCTCTTCCAGCTGGCTGAG atgTGCTTAGCCTCTGAAGCTGGACAGATAGAAACGGTTCAGTCTCATCCAGAGGACAGCCCCCCCAAGGCCTGTCTCCAGCCATCTCCTCTGGTACCAATgatcaaagaagaaaaagtggACATTGATGCCTGTCCTCACCCCATCCATACATCAGCCATCTCACCTGTGCTCTCCTGTGCTACTTCTACCTCTGCTGATACCATCCAATCCCAGCTGAGCAGCCAGACCATCAGCAGCCAGACAGTCAGCAGCCAGACTGTCAGCAGCCAGACTGCATGTGTTGAATACAAGAGCGAGAAGAAAGAAACTGAGAAGTTAACTAATAAGGAGGACATGCCTTCCTCAGCAAAGAAGATCCTGAAGAAATGTAACCATGCAGAGCCAAACATTGACCCTGTGTTCAGTACAATCGAGGCTGTGGCCAAAGGGGCCTGGAAAGACTcagaggagcagaagaagaagatccagACCAGCGCTAGTGGTGGGAATTCAAGAGTACCCAAAAAGAAGAGTAAGACCAAAGTCAAGACTttagggaaagaaaaagaggatttCACAGAAGACAGCAGCAGACGGTGTGAGCAGGACAGTTTCTCTGAGATAGACATGATGGAGGAGACTGACATCAGCCtcaagacagaaacagaagaaactAATGCAGGAAGTACTGATCTTCAGGACAACGCAGCCAAATGCCATTCCCCCTGCAGTCCCTTACTAGTTACGTTCAAAGAGAAGGACCAGCTGAAGGACAGGTCCAGTGATGGGACATGTGAGACCAACACGGAGAGCCGTGGCTCCAGGAAGTCAGAGCGGAGCTGCAAAGGGGCCCTGTATAAAACCCTCGTCTCTGAGGGAATGCTGACTTCACTGAGGGCCAACATAGACCGAG gTAAAAGAGGCGTGTTCCGTGCTCCTGAACACGACACAAACTGGAGCGACGACAGCTGGACAGTTTCTCAGCTGGGAGCGAATAACCccaagaagctgaagaagtcCAAGTCCAAAGATGAATCCTCACAGGC ACTAgggaagctggaggaggagtttgAAAGGAAGTTTAACAGCCTGCCACAGTACAGCCCAGTTACATTTGATAAAAAGGGGACTGCtgtgacaaagaagaagaagactgactGCTCCACCGTCCAAGAGGACATCTCAAAATCCACAAAAG GGCCATCTCCATCTCAGAAAAAGACTTCATTCCACAAGATTGTTAggaagcacaaacacaaaaaggagaagccAGGTGCATTGGAGAAAG TGGTGCAGAGTGATTCCAGCATCCTGGATTCAGCTTCATGTGCCCCCATTACCACAATGTGCCCCGATGGACAGGGCGCCGCTAGCATGGAGATGCTAGTTGGTAGCCAGAAGAGGAAAGCTAGAAAGACCAAGATCACACACTTAGTGCGTACAGCTGATGGCAGCGTGTCTCCAGTGGAGG TGGACAAATCGAGGGACCTTAACCAGGAACAGGACAAGAAGCCATTATCCCAACAAAGTTTATGCAATGACACAGGGTGCTGCAGTGACCCCCCAGCAGAGGTCAGCACTGAGCCCCAGGAGCTACCAGCGTTCTTCAGCCTGGCAGCCCTTGCCGAGGTGGCTGCCATGGAGAACGTTCACAG aggtcagaggaacTTGGCTGAGGGTCAGAAAACGGACCTGACCCCGACTCCGGTCCTCATTTCCTGCGCCGATCAGTGA